A single Vanacampus margaritifer isolate UIUO_Vmar chromosome 7, RoL_Vmar_1.0, whole genome shotgun sequence DNA region contains:
- the gpr108 gene encoding protein GPR108 — translation MAAAHRAAVVAAFLLVFLLDGSKARIHKLTLKNETRFFVHLNTFGFYANGTLDVKLHSLRIPQQLVDYSTHPVGFSLSRARVSGVLSYTAEETETCPLTLTKVTNNEPLILFLIDINSFSVNVHVLGDQDSKLTGTQKANVPAKEKGQRSSREAPAALPAKPAEQVNDGDKMSATTPEEAKVKTNAEPVVQATKNKTAEKTTTEFELASTKLLTLALEADNDTYAFNFHLQLGLLAEGLYNLNFYYCQNMAPGINRPYSFTLEMTEKNPGGFLSAAEIPLSRLYIGMAGVFFAAAMVWVYTLMKHRYSVFKIHWLMAALAFTKSTSLVFHSINYHFINTEGHPIEGWAVMYYITHLLKGALLFITLALIGTGWAFVKYILSDKEKKIFMIVIPLQCLSNVAYIIIESTEEGSSEYPLWKEILFLVDLICCGAILFPVVWSIRHLQEASSTDGKAAMNLEKLKLFRHYYVMIVCYIYFTRIIAILLKVTMPFQWQWCYEFLVEVSTLIFFVLTGYKFRPASNNPYLQLPQDEEDEEMDEIVTESGALEGISKVKKTSNGRERQKEATL, via the exons ATGGCCGCAGCGCACCGAGCTGCCGTCGTGGCTGCATTCTTGCTCGTCTTTCTTCTGGATGGCAGTAAGGCAAGGATTCACAAACTCACCCTGAAG AATGAAACTCGTTTTTTCGTCCACCTCAACACTTTTGGCTTTTATGCTAACGGCACTCTGGATGTCAAACTCCACTCTCTGCGCATCCCACAACAGCTGGTCGACTACAGCACACACCCG GTCGGGTTCAGCCTCTCCAGAGCCCGTGTGAGTGGAGTCTTGTCTTACACA GCCGAAGAGACAGAGACGTGCCCTCTCACACTCACTAAAGTCACCAACAACGAACCCCTCATCCTCTTTCTTATCGACATCAACAGCTTCAG CGTTAACGTGCATGTCCTCGGAGATCAAGACAGCAAATTGACCGGCACGCAGAAGGCCAATGTGCCGGCCAAGGAGAAAG GGCAGAGGTCCAGCCGCGAGGCTCCTGCTGCGCTTCCAGCTAAGCCGGCGGAGCAGGTGAACGACGGCGATAAGATGTCCGCCACAACGCCAGAAGAGGCGAAGGTGAAAACGAACGCCGAGCCCGTGGTTCAGGCGACGAAAAATAAGACGGCGGAAAAGACCACAACGGAATTTGAG TTGGCGTCCACGAAACTGCTGACGCTAGCTTTGGAGGCAGATAATGACACCTACGCCTTCAAC TTTCACTTGCAACTGGGCCTGCTGGCCGAAGGCCTGTACAACTTAAACTTCTACTACTGCCAGAACATGGCGCCCGGCATCAACCGGCCGTACTCCTTCACC CTGGAGATGACCGAGAAGAATCCCGGAGGCTTCTTGTCGGCGGCCGAAATCCCGCTCTCCCGCCTCTACATCGGCATGGCCGGAGTCTTTTTCGCCGCCGCCATGGTGTGGGTGTACACGCTGATGAAGCACAG GTACAGTGTCTTTAAGATCCACTGGCTGATGGCGGCGCTGGCCTTCACCAAGTCCACCTCGCTGGTTTTCCACAGC ATCAACTATCACTTCATCAACACTGAGGGGCATCCCATTGAAGGCTGGGCCGTCATGTATTACATCACTCACCT GCTCAAGGGGGCGCTGCTGTTCATCACGCTGGCACTGATCGGCACTGGCTGGGCTTTTGTCAAGTACATCCTGTCTGATAAGGAGAAGAAAATCTTCATGATCGTCATCCCCCTCCAG TGCCTGTCCAACGTGGCCTACATCATCATCGAGTCCACAGAGGAAGGCTCCAGCGAGTACCCCTTGTGGAAGGAGATCCTCTTCCTGGTTGACCTCATCTGCTGCGGCGCCATCCTGTTCCCTGTCGTCTG gtCCATCCGTCACCTCCAAGAGGCTTCGAGCACGGACGGAAAAG CTGCCATGAATTTGGAGAAGCTCAAGCTCTTCCGTCACTACTACGTCATG ATCGTGTGTTACATCTACTTCACGAGGATCATCGCCATCCTGCTGAAGGTCACCATGCCCTTCCAGTGGCAGTGGTGCTACGAG TTCTTGGTGGAGGTATCCACTCTGATCTTCTTCGTGTTGACGGGCTACAAATTCCGGCCCGCCTCCAACAATCCTTATCTCCAGCTGCCCCAGGATGAAGAAGACGAAGAGATGGATGAAAT AGTGACTGAGTCGGGCGCCCTGGAAGGCATTTCCAAAGTCAAGAAGACGTCTAACGGACGCGAGCGGCAGAAGGAGGCCACCTTGTGA
- the soul5l gene encoding uncharacterized protein soul5l: MAFMSALAVLAFVVTTEASVGPSTNGSFCTESKECLEFELVCKTDEYEVRHYSPTRWVSTDAEAYFMGVGAAMAFRRLFQYITGANEAGVQMEMTAPVLVKIPEETKMWEPAVYTLNFPLPQAYQDKPPAPTNDKLYFTEMPEMDVYVRSYGGWMLSVTSRLHAHLLTKELERVRASYNHTYHYGVGYDSPLKLLNRHNEVWYVSEGRPVCSDPQEPTPAHTPRTPPSRPADFPLDPLADSASLTTANLTSSNTSDTPTDAPSDTPTDTPPSPSSSRLWVHLSTAPSTAPTSAQALTDVATPNATGSAFATLLLEPQMDADPQNSTARVLANPQQDGV; encoded by the exons AT GGCTTTCATGTCAGCGTTGGCTGTGTTGGCCTTTGTGGTTACCACTGAAGCAAGTGTTGG CCCGAGCACCAATGGCAGCTTTTGCACAGAGTCAAAGGAATGTCTGGAGTTTGAGCTGGTCTGCAAAACAGATGAATATGAA GTGCGACACTACAGCCCCACCCGCTGGGTGTCCACTGACGCCGAGGCCTACTTCATGGGCGTGGGTGCTGCCATGGCCTTCAGGAGACTTTTCCAGTACATCACCGGTGCCAATgaagcag GCGTCCAGATGGAGATGACCGCGCCCGTGCTGGTTAAAATCCCAGAGGAGACCAAAATGTGGGAGCCGGCCGTCTACACGCTCAACTTCCCGTTGCCACAAGCCTATCAAGACAAGCCGCCGGCACCAACCAATGACAAA CTATATTTCACCGAGATGCCCGAGATGGACGTCTACGTGCGCAGTTACGGCGGTTGGATGTTGTCGGTGACGTCCAGGCTTCACGCACACCTGCTGACAAAAGAGCTGGAGAGAGTGCGAGCGTCCTACAACCACACCTACCACTATGGCGTCGGCTACGACAG tcctTTAAAGCTTCTCAACAGGCACAACGAGGTGTGGTACGTGTCCGAGGGGCGGCCAGTGTGCTCCGACCCACAGGAGCCCACCCCCGCTCACACCCCCAGGACGCCACCCAGCCGTCCCGCCGACTTCCCATTGGATCCCCTCGCAGACTCCGCCTCCCTCACGACCGCCAACCTGACCTCATCCAACACCTCAGACACGCCCACCGACGCGCCCTCGGACACGCCCACCGACACGCCCCCGAGCCCCTCTTCTTCCCGGCTGTGGGTCCACCTGAGCACCGCCCCGAGCACCGCGCCCACCTCGGCTCAGGCCCTGACAGACGTGGCCACGCCCAACGCCACCGGGTCCGCCTTCGCGACACTCTTGTTGGAACCGCAGATGGACGCCGACCCGCAGAACAGCACGGCGCGCGTTTTGGCCAACCCCCAACAAGATGGCGTCTAA